The Raphanus sativus cultivar WK10039 chromosome 2, ASM80110v3, whole genome shotgun sequence genome includes a region encoding these proteins:
- the LOC108816815 gene encoding NAC domain-containing protein 69 encodes MEKNLVGYRFSPTGEELINHYLKNKILGNSWLVDHAISEVNICRYEPWFLPSLSKLESKDLIWYFFSPKEYTSAKKNVTKRTTPSGYWKATGVDRKIKDMRGNGVEIGIKKTLVYYEGRVPNGVWTPWVMHEYHITSLPLNQRTYVICQVMYKGDDGDSLYGNNSNEPSSSMVSDSNTFRVINPSPEVEQQGQEDGMSMNDLLIPLNQQEDLSSYDVFNQNKIFTDNNNYYPQTPYDDDYWNGLLDYNGGNFEDVFGNQELIMRENQSNHRPKRPLTGIIFDDGSSDSDAESISATSYRGTSSQGDSDGSVDEIMSSRKGSSKGIQTSINGKTRESRFTRRTIPSKQEVKEGTSKAREDASLDKKALSSMVKTEKKCWFITEKAMQRNHKNPPYIYLMNMIIGLILFVAVIDNIIWFCYISLRK; translated from the exons ATGGAGAAGAATCTGGTGGGATATAGATTTAGTCCTACGGGAGAGGAACTGATCAACCAttacctcaagaacaagattcTTGGTAATTCATGGCTCGTCGACCATGCCATTAGCGAGGTCAACATCTGTCGTTACGAACCATGGTTTTTGCCTT CGTTATCGAAGCTTGAATCGAAGGATCTTATATGGTACTTCTTCTCTCCCAAGGAGTACACGTCTGCGAAAAAGAATGTAACGAAGAGAACTACACCTTCTGGATATTGGAAAGCTACTGGTGTTGATAGAAAAATCAAGGATATGAGAGGAAATGGTGTTGAGATTGGTATTAAGAAGACGCTTGTGTACTATGAAGGTAGGGTTCCTAATGGAGTTTGGACTCCTTGGGTAATGCACGAGTATCACATCACTTCCTTGCCTCTTAATCAG AGGACCTATGTTATATGCCAAGTAATGTACAAGGGTGATGACGGAGACAGTTTGTATGGTAATAACTCGAATGAACCAAGCAGCTCTATGGTCTCTGATTCCAATACTTTTAGAGTCATTAACCCATCGCCTGAG GTTGAGCAGCAAGGTCAAGAAGATGGTATGTCTATGAATGACTTGTTAATCCCACTGAACCAACAAGAGGATCTCTCTTCCTATGATGTGTTCAATCAGAACAAGATTTTCACAGACAACAACAATTACTACCCACAAACTCCTTACGATGATGATTATTGGAATGGGTTGCTGGATTATAACGGAGGGAATTTCGAAGATGTGTTTGGCAATCAAGAACTCATAATGCGAGAGAACCAAAGCAATCACAGGCCGAAGAGACCTTTGACAGGGATCATTTTTGATGATGGTAGCAGTGATAGTGATGCTGAATCTATATCTGCAACG AGTTACCGAGGAACTTCAAGTCAGGGTGATAGCGATGGTAGTGTAGACGAGATTATGTCGTCGAGGAAAGGCTCTTCCAAAGGTATACAAACTTCTATTAATGGAAAGACCCGGGAGTCTCGTTTCACACGACGCACCATACCATCAAAACAAGAG GTTAAAGAAGGTACGTCTAAAGCCAGGGAAGATGCATCCTTGGATAAGAAGGCATTATCATCTATGGTGAAGACAGAGAAGAAGTGCTGGTTTATTACAGAGAAAGCAATGCAGAGAAACCACAAGAATCCACCGTATATCTATCTCATGAACATGATCATAGGACTCATCCTCTTTGTGGCTGTCATTGACAACATCATATGGTTTTGCTATATAAGCCTCAGAAAATGA